One window of Biomphalaria glabrata chromosome 6, xgBioGlab47.1, whole genome shotgun sequence genomic DNA carries:
- the LOC129926685 gene encoding tuftelin-interacting protein 11-like, with translation MSSPEVERFEVTDYDYFQIFDPTGASQRRQTKNQATYGRIRLGITGVGIWADKESDDSDNETNERTKKKKSLAGGISFISGGYKEEQENDSAEETSKSKQKKSSGKEGPSPMPRYVRGHQKDSDKEFGAWEKYTKGIGQKLLMKFGYKPGEGLGKSGQGITTPVEAVKRKGRGAVGIHGKERSERSLQDYPVKDEEEEEKKEFQKQLSQWKKQPVEGKKQKPKYVYKTAQEVLESGSKRSSKPAAMVNQKVKIIDMTGPEQRILSGYHAIGKNHDKPDEAEDLVNQEPVVKQRAFSMPELMHNLNLLVDMAEEDIIHNDRKLQYERDRIVNVQHEKERLEMVVNQEEKQLQRLQMVMNLVVSNFRNSATEPKTEMLYKNSIATSFIQNVLMKSWFLFNCENLARIFDW, from the exons ATGTCTTCACCTGAAGTTGAGCGCTTCGAAGTAACAGATTATgattattttcaaatatttgatcCAACTGGTGCAAGTCAGAGAAGACAAACTAAAAATCAAGCTACTTATG gtcgaattaggttgggcatcactggtgtagGTATATGGGCTGATAAAGAAAGTGATGACAGTGATAatgaaacaaatgaaagaacaaagaagaaaaaatcttTAGCTGGAGGAATAAGCTTTATAAGTGGAGGATATAAAGAAGAGCAAGAAAATGATTCT GCTGAAGAGACAAGCAAaagtaaacagaaaaaaagttctGGTAAAGAAGGTCCAAGTCCTATGCCACGATATGTTAGAGGACATCAGAAAGATTCGGATAA agAATTCGGAGCTTGGGAAAAATACACTAAAGGTATAGGACAGAAACTATTGATGAAG TTTGGCTATAAACCTGGAGAAGGTCTGGGCAAGTCTGGTCAGGGTATAACAACTCCTGTAGAAGCAGTAAAGAGAAAAGGCAGAGGAGCTGTGGGCATACACGGTAAAGAGAGGTCAGAGAGATCGCTGCAAGATTATCCAGTGAAAGATGAAgaggaagaagagaaaaaagaatttcagaAACAGTTATCTCAGTGGAAGAAGCAGCCTGTAGAG GGTAAGAAACAGAAACCTAAGTATGTTTATAAAACTGCTCAAGAGGTTCTTGAATCTGGAAGTAAACGTTCTAGCAAGCCAGCAGCCATGGTGAATCAGAAAGTTAAAATAATAGATATGACAGGACCGGAACAGAGAATTTTGTCAG GATACCATGCCATTGGGAAAAACCATGACAAACCTGATGAAGCTGAAGACTTGGTCAACCAGGAACCAGTGGTGAAACAAAGAGCTTTCAGTATGCCCGAGTTGATGCATAATCTTAACTTACTGGTAGATATGGCTGAAGAGGATATCATTCATAATGACAGGAAGTTGCAGTATGAGCGAGACCGCATTGTCAACGTTCAGCATGAAAAAGAGCGTCTGGAAATGGTGGTGAATCAAGAAGAAAAGCAGTTGCAGAGATTACAAATGGTCATGAATCTAGTTGTCAG cAATTTCCGAAATTCAGCTACTGAGCCAAAAACAGAAATGCTTTACAAAAATTCCATTGCAACCAGCTTCATTCAAAATGTTCTCATGAAAAGCTGGTTTCTCTTCAATTGTGAAAATTTAGCAAGAATCTTTGATTGGTAA
- the LOC106052660 gene encoding protein downstream neighbor of Son-like → MASSNSNNKKWTNPNDVMKIHRIKLKRHSSVALSRSNSASEIRVLRRNSLSDISIKNVNSPDRLCSSKSDCTLTQNGQKRKNPFSCGASSSKRRPFLDSESAMTILNSEVKDSNNTSLTSVKIDLDLDLVNEVESNKLLHVLHHESEILEKTFQVGKQCDPPAEIPAAVQAMETKSSDTAEQQHTTTYVDIIKPQDKCVEAISCPPVDWSLKTKLRIVAQCITNKFDKVPGMEARNVESFIHHRLAESPDWKELDIYQKLKRCCMHFSYPQMPWISTFPRISSDYKTRSPSILSASEDVIRTLHKDWVNAFTSVYQQLRSGICPYFYTCTHQFNVLFRCLRTPDGASISALLSPSTRGLREMLRKEGVEFRMPNLREQKSNTSREENETMSQDKLDFSLNNPSDTLDIKSDVQDKENVSCQEKNVDSDDDINDDEGASRWLEGMGLDKKDFPSLEPVKVKIQREGYREIDNRPQSMVYVEGADVHTFFNFLLNYSSSIAQSGPQHGIPPTILSPVVFVGATLVQNSFKHSLVRSDTSGSHGTLSHVFEVAGPVLPHHSLNIASMLRESPDITKAVLSYSTHMPSVALNTQAVNQEEKDKLTVGIRKLFVDYSMANPGLLGNVKERLVQPPVLGNCEAVKEMTILPEGFLWTC, encoded by the exons ATGGCTTCTTCTAACAGTAACAATAAAAAATGGACTAATCCTAATGATGTTATGAAAATTCATCGCATAAAATTAAAACGCCACAGTTCTGTAGCACTATCACGGTCAAATTCAGCTTCGGAAATAAGAGTTCTTCGACGAAATTCACTTTCcgatatttcaataaaaaatgtgaaTAGTCCAGATCGTCTGTGTTCCTCTAAGAGTGACTGTACTTTAACTCAAAATGGTCAAAAACGTAAAAACCCTTTCAGTTGTGGTGCTTCTTCCAGTAAAAGAAGACCATTTCTGGATTCTGAATCTGCTATGACAATTTTGAATTCTGAAGTAAAAGACAGTAACAACACATCACTGACATCAgtcaaaatagatctagacctagatctagttaatgaGGTAGAATCCAACAAGCTTCTTCATGTTCTTCATCATGAAAGTGAAATA CTTGAAAAAACTTTTCAAGTGGGCAAACAATGTGATCCTCCTGCAGAAATACCAGCAGCAGTTCAAGCCATGGAAACCAAATCTTCTGATACTGCAGAACAGCAACATACAACAACCTATGTGGATATAATAAAGCCCCAAGACAAATGTGTTgaa GCTATCTCGTGTCCACCTGTGGACTGGAGTCTGAAAACAAAACTGCGTATAGTAGCTCAATGTATTACTAACAAGTTTGACAAAGTTCCAGGCATGGAGGCAAGGAATGTAGAGAGCTTTATCCATCACAGATTGGCG GAGTCTCCAGACTGGAAAGAGCTAGACATTTATCAGAAGCTCAAACGATGCTGTATGCATTTTAGTTATCCTCAGATGCCATGGATTTCAACATTCCCACGTATATCATCAGATTATAAGACAag ATCCCCTTCTATTTTGTCAGCAAGTGAAGATGTAATTAGAACCTTACACAAAGACTG ggtTAATGCTTTCACATCAGTTTACCAACAATTACGTAGTGGCATCTGTCCATATTTTTACACATGTACACACCAGTTTAATGTGCTGTTCAGGTGTTTGCGTACACCTGATGGAGCTTCCATTTCTGCTCTGTTGTCACCATCAACACGAGGATTAAGAGAAATGCTCAGAAAAGAAG GAGTTGAGTTTAGAATGCCCAACTTAAGAGAGCAAAAATCAAATACATCAAGGGAAGAAAATGAGACCATGTCACAAGATAAACTGGATTTTTCTCTGAACAATCCTTCAGACACATTAGATAtaaa ATCGgatgttcaagataaagagAATGTTAGCTGCCAAGAAAAAAACGTTGATAGTGACGATGACATCAATGATGATGAAGGAGCTTCTCGCTGGCTTGAAGGGATGGGCTTAGACAAAAAAGATTTTCCATCACTTGAACCTGTTAAAGTTAAAAT TCAGCGTGAAGGTTATCGTGAAATCGACAACCGACCACAGTCAATGGTATATGTGGAGGGTGCTGACGTACATACATTCTTTAACTTTTTGCTGAACTACTCTTCAAGTATTGCACAAAGTGGTCCTCAACATGGCATCCCACCTACCATATTATCTCCTGTAGTGTTTGTTGGGGCCACACTGGTTCAGAACTCG TTTAAACATTCTCTTGTACGCTCTGACACCTCTGGATCTCACGGCACCTTATCTCATGTGTTTGAAGTGGCTGGTCCAGTGCTTCCTCACCACTCACTCAACATTGCCAGCATGCTAAGAGAAAGCCCAGACATAACAAAGGCAGTGCTGTCCTACAGCACTCACATGCCCAGTGTGGCGCTCAACACGCAGGCAGTGAACCAAGAGGAGAAAGATAAACTGACTGTTGGAATCAGGAAATTATTTGTTGACTACTCCATGGCCAACCCTGGGTTGTTGGGAAATGTCAAAGAAAGGCTTGTCCAACCACCTGTCTTGGGGAACTGTGAGGCTGTCAAAGAGATGACTATTTTACCTGAGGGTTTTCTGTGGACTTGTTAA